From a region of the Triticum aestivum cultivar Chinese Spring chromosome 7D, IWGSC CS RefSeq v2.1, whole genome shotgun sequence genome:
- the LOC123167017 gene encoding uncharacterized protein, with the protein MATETGPAAPRLLLGPPLVRAARPSPADDAPESHPFLDLLDAAFNAPSAAEAKAALAPRRARTENCNATYANSGDPCVDFFFHVVPTTPAARVRELLAAAWARDPLTALKLACNLRGVRGTGKSDREGFYAAALWLHDHHPRTLACNVAALAEFGYLKDFPELLFRLVRGQDVRRLAKEGAAADKARREGKQLAEQRVGLRARLAGRKRAREAATRSVTEVAEQKTEAMEVDQKKASKRGVPKKVRTMAKLAVQSLETYYGDRAYRFLFDAVADFFAALLASDMKQMAPGGKKRKIGLAAKWCPTPGSSFDRATLLCEAIACRLFPRDSDPEYAELSDEHYSYRVLRRLRRDVLAPIRKALELPEVYMCAQRWDEVPYARVASVAMRRYKALFQKHDEERFAKYLEDVEAGKAKIAAGAVLPHEIAAAAYRGEEDEVAELQWRRMVDDLRAKGSLRNCISICDVSGSMEGTPMEVAIALGVLTSELSEEPWAGKVITFHTRPSIHVIKGETLRDKMRFVAKLEWHGSTNFQGVFDRILATAREAQLPPEKMIRTVFVYSDMEFGEACGRGVYNGMPYGEGSWDTDYAAICRKFRDAGYGDAVPQVVFWNLRDSKSTPVTSTQPGAAMVSGFSKNVLKIFLQNDGVVNPEAIMTQAIAGDEYQKLQIYD; encoded by the coding sequence ATGGCGACGGAGACgggtcccgccgcgccgcgcctcCTCCTGGGCCCGCCGCTGGTCCGCGCGGCGCGCCCCTCGCCCGCCGACGACGCCCCGGAGTCGCACCCGttcctcgacctcctcgacgcggcCTTCAACGCGCCGTCCGCCGCCGAGGCCAAGGCGGCGCTGGCCCCGCGGCGGGCGCGCACGGAGAACTGCAACGCCACGTACGCCAACTCGGGCGACCCCTGCGTCGACTTCTTCTTCCACGTGGTCCCGACCACGCCCGCCGCGCGCGTgcgcgagctcctcgccgccgcctgggCCCGCGACCCGCTCACGGCGCTCAAGCTCGCCTGCAACCTCCGCGGCGTGCGCGGTACCGGCAAGTCGGACAGGGAGGGCTTCTACGCCGCCGCGCTGTGGCTGCACGACCACCACCCGCGCACGCTCGCCTGCAACGTCGCCGCGCTCGCCGAGTTCGGCTACCTCAAGGACTTCCCCGAGCTGCTCTTCCGGCTCGTCCGTGGCCAGGACGTGCGCAGGCTCGCCAAGGAGGGCGCCGCCGCCGACAAGGCGCGCAGGGAGGGCAAGCAGCTCGCGGAGCAGCGGGTCGGCCTCCGCGCCAGGCTCGCCGGCCGCAAGCGCGCCCGCGAGGCCGCTACCAGGTCCGTCACGGAGGTGGCGGAGCAGAAGACGGAGGCCATGGAGGTCGATCAGAAGAAGGCCTCCAAGCGGGGCGTGCCGAAGAAGGTCCGGACCATGGCCAAGCTCGCCGTGCAGTCGCTCGAGACCTACTACGGCGACCGCGCGTACCGCTTCCTGTTTGACGCCGTGGCCGACTTCTTCGCCGCCCTGCTCGCCTCCGACATGAAGCAGATGGCCCCCGGCGGCAAGAAGAGGAAGATCGGGCTCGCCGCCAAGTGGTGCCCCACGCCGGGCTCCTCCTTCGACCGCGCCACGCTGCTCTGCGAGGCCATCGCCTGCCGCCTCTTCCCGCGCGACTCCGACCCCGAGTACGCCGAGCTCTCCGACGAGCACTACAGCTACCgcgtcctccgccgcctccgccgcgacgTCCTGGCGCCCATCCGCAAGGCCCTGGAGCTCCCGGAGGTCTACATGTGCGCGCAGCGGTGGGACGAAGTGCCCTACGCGCGCGTCGCCTCGGTGGCCATGCGGCGCTACAAGGCCCTCTTCCAGAAGCACGACGAGGAGCGCTTCGCCAAGTACCTCGAGGACGTGGAGGCCGGCAAGGCCAAGATCGCGGCGGGCGCCGTCCTGCCGCACGAGATCGCCGCCGCGGCCTACCGcggcgaggaggacgaggtggcGGAGCTGCAGTGGCGCCGCATGGTGGACGACCTCCGCGCCAAGGGCTCGCTGCGCAACTGCATCTCCATCTGCGACGTGTCCGGGAGCATGGAGGGCACCCCCATGGAGGTGGCCATCGCGCTGGGCGTGCTCACCTCGGAGCTCAGCGAGGAGCCGTGGGCGGGCAAGGTGATCACGTTCCACACCAGGCCCTCCATCCACGTGATCAAGGGCGAGACGCTGCGGGACAAGATGCGGTTCGTCGCCAAGCTCGAGTGGCACGGGAGCACCAACTTCCAGGGCGTGTTCGACCGCATCCTCGCCACGGCCAGGGAGGCCCAGCTGCCGCCGGAGAAGATGATCAGAACCGTCTTCGTCTACAGCGACATGGAGTTCGGCGAGGCGTGCGGGCGGGGCGTCTACAACGGCATGCCCTACGGCGAGGGGTCGTGGGACACGGACTACGCCGCCATCTGCCGCAAGTTCAGGGACGCCGGCTACGGCGACGCCGTGCCCCAGGTGGTGTTCTGGAACCTGCGCGACTCCAAGTCGACGCCCGTGACGTCCACCCAGCCCGGCGCCGCCAtggtcagcggcttctccaagaACGTGCTCAAGATCTTCCTGCAGAACGACGGCGTGGTCAACCCCGAGGCCATCATGACCCAGGCCATCGCTGGCGACGAGTACCAGAAGCTTCAAATCTACGATTAG